A part of Terriglobus roseus genomic DNA contains:
- the gatA gene encoding Asp-tRNA(Asn)/Glu-tRNA(Gln) amidotransferase subunit GatA, with the protein MKTIPEIRAAILSGKTTASAIAADYLSRIRTGDQIAGQEINSFLSLAEERALRQAEHIDELVKTGTKLPPLAGIPIGIKDVLTMVGAPATAGSAILKNYHPPYDATAVAKLDAAGALLLGKLNCDEFAMGGSNENSAYGIVRNPRALDRVPGGSSGGSAAAVAADFCSISLGTDTGGSVRQPAAFCGVVGLLPTYGRISRYGLIAFASSLDRVGPMAHSVEDVATVLGVLAGPDTMDATSSQEPLSDYVAESKKPIAGMTIGVPKEYFAEGLDAEIRAAVEKVIEGLKAQGCTIKQISLPHTEYAVPTYYVLATAEASSNLSRFDGVRYGHRADNVKNLSTLYRESREEGFGAEVKRRILLGTYSLSAGYYDAYYRKAQQVRTLIAQDFVKAFADVDAIVAPMTPTPAWKLGEKTDDPISMYLADIYTVAASLAGICGISVPCGETKDGLPIGVQLLAGHFQEGKLLRVAQAVEDTQKSHA; encoded by the coding sequence ATGAAGACCATTCCAGAAATTCGAGCCGCTATTCTCAGCGGCAAGACCACGGCTTCCGCCATTGCAGCGGATTACCTCTCGCGCATTCGCACCGGCGACCAGATTGCCGGACAGGAGATCAACAGCTTTCTCTCGCTGGCGGAAGAGCGTGCGTTGCGTCAGGCCGAACACATCGACGAACTGGTGAAGACCGGTACGAAACTTCCTCCGCTTGCAGGCATTCCCATTGGCATTAAGGACGTGCTCACCATGGTCGGCGCACCAGCCACTGCTGGTTCGGCCATCCTGAAGAACTACCACCCACCGTACGACGCCACTGCCGTTGCCAAACTCGACGCAGCCGGCGCACTGCTGTTGGGCAAACTGAATTGCGACGAGTTTGCGATGGGCGGCAGCAATGAAAACAGCGCCTACGGCATTGTGCGCAACCCGCGTGCTCTGGACCGCGTTCCCGGTGGATCATCGGGTGGTTCTGCGGCGGCAGTCGCTGCGGACTTCTGCTCCATCTCTCTCGGTACAGACACGGGTGGCTCGGTTCGTCAGCCAGCAGCCTTCTGCGGAGTCGTTGGTCTCTTGCCAACCTACGGACGCATCTCGCGCTACGGTCTGATCGCCTTCGCCAGCTCACTGGATCGCGTTGGCCCCATGGCGCATTCCGTAGAAGACGTTGCCACCGTACTCGGTGTCCTCGCGGGTCCTGACACCATGGACGCCACCAGCTCACAGGAACCGCTGAGCGACTACGTTGCGGAATCGAAGAAGCCCATTGCAGGCATGACGATTGGTGTTCCGAAGGAATACTTCGCGGAAGGCCTCGACGCAGAGATTCGTGCGGCGGTAGAGAAGGTCATCGAAGGCCTAAAGGCGCAGGGCTGCACCATCAAGCAGATCAGCTTGCCACATACCGAATACGCTGTGCCCACGTACTACGTGTTGGCAACAGCAGAAGCCAGCAGCAACCTCTCGCGTTTTGACGGCGTACGTTATGGTCATCGCGCAGACAACGTAAAGAACCTCTCCACGCTGTACCGCGAGAGCCGCGAAGAGGGCTTCGGTGCAGAGGTGAAGCGCCGTATTCTGCTCGGCACGTATTCGCTTTCGGCGGGTTACTACGATGCGTACTACCGCAAGGCGCAGCAGGTGCGCACACTCATCGCGCAGGACTTTGTAAAGGCCTTCGCCGATGTGGATGCCATCGTCGCTCCCATGACGCCCACACCAGCATGGAAGCTCGGCGAAAAGACAGACGATCCCATCAGCATGTATCTCGCAGACATCTATACAGTGGCTGCCTCGCTTGCGGGCATCTGTGGTATCAGTGTTCCCTGCGGTGA
- the gatC gene encoding Asp-tRNA(Asn)/Glu-tRNA(Gln) amidotransferase subunit GatC, with protein sequence MTETFDPNEAPAATPHPETATVTLADVRHVAALANLQLTAEEEPRMQRDLNAILGHVAELQKLNTDGVEPMAQVGQLLQKAPALGGSSLRPDAVKPSLDRTAVMEEAPDTDGRFFKVPKVIER encoded by the coding sequence ATGACTGAGACATTCGATCCAAACGAAGCGCCCGCAGCCACTCCGCATCCTGAAACCGCAACTGTAACGCTGGCCGACGTGCGCCATGTGGCAGCGCTGGCCAATCTGCAACTGACCGCGGAAGAAGAGCCACGCATGCAGCGCGACCTGAACGCCATCCTTGGGCATGTTGCCGAGTTGCAAAAGTTGAACACTGACGGCGTGGAACCCATGGCGCAGGTGGGGCAACTGCTGCAGAAGGCTCCCGCATTGGGAGGTAGTTCGCTGCGCCCGGATGCCGTGAAGCCCTCCCTGGATCGCACCGCGGTGATGGAAGAGGCTCCGGATACCGATGGTCGCTTCTTCAAGGTGCCCAAGGTCATTGAACGATAA
- a CDS encoding DciA family protein translates to MQAMRDILRTSLARSLDTLTPLDRLGAAWAVAAGHGTASRTSVSAFHDGVATVTVPDTAWQRQLEMIHGQLRGDLASISRLPVTDILFVLPENAAAPPRPAVPRPARKKR, encoded by the coding sequence ATGCAGGCCATGCGCGACATTCTGCGGACTTCCCTGGCAAGGTCGCTGGATACCCTGACGCCGTTGGATCGTCTCGGAGCCGCATGGGCCGTTGCCGCAGGGCACGGCACGGCCAGCCGGACCAGCGTCTCCGCGTTCCACGACGGCGTTGCAACCGTCACTGTTCCAGACACAGCGTGGCAACGTCAGCTTGAAATGATCCACGGGCAACTGCGTGGCGACCTGGCCAGCATCAGCCGCCTCCCCGTGACCGATATACTTTTTGTGTTGCCTGAAAACGCCGCCGCACCACCGCGACCGGCAGTACCAAGGCCCGCCAGAAAGAAACGATGA
- the tilS gene encoding tRNA lysidine(34) synthetase TilS — translation MQLTRRMKRMAAPSRVTLPLNRSLMKMGERIAVAVSGGADSTALLLALKEEAAVLGIGLSAAHLHHGIRDAEADADLKFLRDLCTRLDIPLHVDHIDVPAQATANGETIEEAARHARLAFFDRLVEQGIVHSVATAHTQDDQAETVIMKLIRGAWTEGLGGISPVMERAFGKLIRPLLPASRQDVLAFLKSRNQTWCEDSTNASTAYTRNRVRGTLMPLLKEFNPSIGATLSATAELAREEHARWQPEIARLLQQLAMPGKPVRGGGRAVATSPEEQGVAFELERLRALDLPTRRRLIRAAVERMGARLGAAETLRILLLAGLAPPETPPDPTVPTKPNSRLQLAHGVRAERSVRELRLVRVGDGISAR, via the coding sequence TTGCAGCTTACCCGTAGGATGAAGAGGATGGCTGCTCCCTCTCGCGTCACACTCCCACTGAACCGTTCTCTGATGAAGATGGGCGAACGCATCGCTGTTGCCGTTAGCGGCGGAGCTGATTCCACAGCGCTCCTACTGGCGTTAAAGGAAGAGGCGGCTGTGTTGGGGATCGGGCTTTCCGCCGCGCATCTGCATCATGGCATTCGTGACGCTGAAGCAGATGCGGACCTGAAATTTCTCCGGGACCTCTGCACTCGGCTGGATATTCCGCTTCATGTGGACCATATAGACGTACCCGCCCAGGCCACGGCAAATGGAGAAACGATTGAGGAAGCTGCCCGCCACGCGCGCCTAGCGTTTTTCGATCGGTTGGTGGAGCAGGGAATCGTCCACTCCGTTGCTACGGCGCATACGCAGGACGATCAGGCCGAGACGGTCATCATGAAACTGATCCGGGGAGCCTGGACGGAAGGGCTGGGTGGGATCTCGCCGGTGATGGAACGCGCCTTCGGCAAACTCATCCGGCCTCTGCTGCCTGCTTCTCGGCAGGATGTGCTGGCGTTCTTGAAAAGCCGCAACCAAACCTGGTGCGAGGATTCCACCAATGCCTCCACGGCTTATACGCGGAATCGTGTTCGGGGGACGCTTATGCCCTTGCTGAAGGAGTTCAACCCGTCCATCGGTGCGACACTTTCGGCCACGGCCGAATTGGCTCGTGAGGAGCATGCCCGATGGCAGCCAGAGATTGCCCGGTTGCTCCAGCAGCTAGCTATGCCCGGAAAGCCGGTTCGCGGCGGTGGGCGTGCCGTGGCGACCTCACCCGAGGAGCAGGGTGTGGCCTTCGAACTGGAACGGCTGCGCGCTCTGGATCTGCCGACGAGACGGCGGCTGATTCGTGCTGCAGTAGAGCGAATGGGCGCGCGTTTGGGGGCTGCCGAGACCCTTCGGATCCTCCTGCTGGCGGGGCTGGCTCCCCCGGAGACGCCCCCCGATCCCACGGTCCCCACCAAGCCGAATAGCCGGCTTCAACTGGCGCACGGGGTGCGGGCAGAGCGGTCGGTTCGGGAGCTTCGGCTGGTCCGGGTGGGTGACGGCATTTCAGCCCGGTAA